The sequence TATTACCTTGTCTCCGATGTAGAAGGCTTTCTTGGAATTTGGTTTTCCCAGCCACAGGTTGATCAAGGCTTTCACGACACCCATCGGTGCACAATGCATCCAATCGACAACGAAACCTTGACCGAGATCAAATGGCCGATGGAGGCAGAAGACGCTGGCCCCCTTAATGCCTTTATGCTGTGAACGGTATcatgaagaagaactttattgcacgacaattgtacaaggtacaaagtatggcaacaactattacataaagtacaaaatagaggtgtaggataaagcttaacagcacagttaacataacaataagggctaatatgATTACAATGACCTGAACGAGTATGGTCAATATATCGTCTCGGTTTTATCTACTTTTTATCTACGACCGTATGATTCAGTCATTTTGCCATATTGATATAATTACTGCTtgttcagtcacgtgatcctaTCCCGTAGCAAGGAGGAACCCGGTCAATATGGGATGCAGTTCTGAGTTCTCCGTATAGCTATgcaaaatttcccttcaaaccGTCTAGTTTCATGATCACGgtgtggtgggatgttggtcCAGGAATAGTAAAGTCACACAAATCGATGTTGGAGGTTCTTTGCATAGTCCAACGATGTGctgtttttcaatatcttttttgACTTTTAACATAGCATTATCTTAAAACAAAACACTGGTATGCAACGCAGGGATGATAACCTACATAGTAAGACAGCTTCAAAGCTTTTCACTTACAGGTACTAGTTCGTTGCCCCCCCTGGCACTGGCACTGACGATAGCCAGATATTCTTTATATGTCCTGTGCGTCCGCATTGTTGTCGGTCCTTCGTAAGGCCAGATCCGGTGCCCGCCTTTGCCTCGGACGGACTTGCCTTTATCCTCGCAGTTGTTACAGCCAAACTCCCCGTTGTATTGCTTTGTGTTGGCGAGGAGGGCTTTAGCCTGCAAGTCCACGCTGCACAACAGCAACAGGCCTCGAACGGTCTTCTCTGAGTTGTTGTCTACGTCACTTACTACGACTCCTGTGTAAACGGGCGTAACATCGATTAATTCTAAGTTGGTTTTGACATGTATTTCCGAAAAAATGAGTCCTCCATATATGGTTTTAGCGcaaaatgtcatcatcattagtTACTATACAAGAGGAGATGCTCgcaaggatttaatttcgcggaagggAGATAAGGGAGTGTTCGCGGTTGAAACCGATAAAGGTCAAAAGTAGAATGATACGTAATCCGGCCAGTAAGCCGGTCTAGCctcgggttttactatgaattaaaaaaagtGATGGTTCTTATTTTGCGGCGAAGAGGTCACCGTCAAGAGTGGGAACGTCAAACAACCATGAACGTTTTCCCTTTtgcagtacagtcaaacctgcccgagcgaccacctcttctcagcaaCCACCTGCCCATTtagaccgctttttctcggtcccgattttttcccattgacataagcattaagcgaccttttctcaacgaccacctggccaacacgaccgcgaccggccaaaattgggaccaataacgaccgcattattttcaaaattgaggtataactattcatcgatttttgactataactagcgcgattttgtgccgaaatcggtcagtttgtgttggattttgactgccattacgatgttatgttaaGAATAAAGATGACGGccgtcaatgggtgggtcaatggggcagtttACTGTAATACGGGGGGAAATCTCgatgtaagaaaatccgaatttagttgttacagaagtttttcattataaagtgaacgaatgaaacgtatatagcctcatactttttaaagaaagatctgtgtagctcataccattttaataaagatttttgtgagtgcttttgtccaactgtactgtacattcacccgtgggtaagtacacTATCGGGACGTaacgggcatcgaattcgaaaggtgcaccgtagttatttcagatacggcgatcaagaacacagcgacgcataaaggcttgtatggtaactgacagcatcgaagttcccttactgtctaaaacgttagtgtacaaatacatgtattgagatttaaaacactgtatcgaataaaagctcgataaaagttTGGGGtcaaatttacagtttacagtgtgcgtgttgtattttacattaaagacctcgcttctttgcaacggaaaccatttatactttgcatcgggcatgttgtgagtcgatactcttctcagcgaccacctgtccaggtcgaccgcttttttcggttcccccgggtggtcgtcttgggcaggtttacATAATTGTGAAATGCAATTCTAGAtcttttcactttcactttatttgccTAACCGGGAGTGTACACTCAGGTCGAAGTTATAGACCTCAGCGGCTTTTCAGGCTGTCTTGGacttacatttaaaaaaacaataacagtaCTGAAACATTTCTATAACAACACAAACTATGAAATAGTATAACTAAGCAAGTTAACTACAATGGACCATTGGCGATTAAATGCCCAGTGTGCTTCAACAGCAAGGCTTCAACAGACTTAGTGTTTCAAGAAGGTCAGGTTGTTCCACAACTGAACTCTTAGATTAAATAATCTTTTGAATTAGAGGCTTGGCAGTACGAAAGAAGAAGTAGCTTACTGCCCCGAAATAACTGGCCACTGAAGCATATGGGGGTCATATTCACGCCGCTGGGCGTGTGTTTAGGGTCAGGGTGACATCCATTTGATTAATGTGCGCATATGGCGCTCTTCCCCGGACTGACTTGAAAACTGTAGCAAGAGAGACTGTTTCTAGCCGTTTACGCACAGGGTCgttttcaccaaaaaaaaacaacgttagaATAACGGCGTGGGTTTCTTGTTTCATGATAATCATCATTTGCAAATACGTAGAAGATCTCTTAGAACACGGCAGAGTGTGTTGTTTTCATGTCTGTAATGTGAATAGTTACACATATAAATTATATAGTCACTACGAAATGGCCCTAGATATGAGTGTAAAATTCAATGATAGGTTTTAATGCATAATGCTTAGAAACACTCGGGCATATTGAATGAATATCTTGTCCACACGCGTGGGCCGGCAAAATGAGCAGATAAAATCGACACACACCCTGCTGCTGCACAGATGAAGGCGGAGCTTCCCCCAAGCAAGGGCCTTGTTGCAGATGTTCAGCGCGGTTCATCCTGGGAATTCTCCTGGGAGTTACTTTGTACAATTTGCTTACTCTGTCTATATGTTTAGCTAAGCTCcggccatgtttttttttattaacttGTTGTAACTAGGGATGGgtataccggtacagaaaattttaaGGTCCAGTTGCGGCTCAGGTCCAGAGGGTCAGGTAAAAGTCTGGacccgaacctggacctgattgtctgtgaaaacttgataTTGAATAGATAAGAGATGTTAAGAACAACGGTCCATTTCGCTGCAAACgattctgtttggtggggtATCcgacctagcctgggtaccatacggatagtagttcgctcttatgttcgcttctgctatccgtctggagacttgcgcattcaaaccttttggtgattacgtcagttaataagcgaaggaaggaatgggttctagagcactcgttcgatgacaacagcccgGCGCCTGCATGCGCAAGGGGATGCAGGGCTTTTctggtgttggaacacctgtttcCTGTTTGAACGAGCGGTtaaacccattccataattcgctcatgagaagggaccaatcagcgcctgcttccgaaatttggacgattccagactttaagatggtccgcgttccgagacggaaacacagagaagcgactgtatatagtatacaatgaatgtcagaggTAGAAGCAactgtttatagtatataatgaacaccggagcgaactactttccgggtggtacccaggctatatccGACCGTCATTGACGTTCTAAAACCCTATGTTGTAAACAATGCAAACTATCGCTCTAAGctctacttcgctcttcttACTTTCTTTGACCGGTAACCCCCAAACATTGCCCAAACCGTGTGAGCGCCTGCCGTTATAATATTTTGATTCTTTGATCGGGTGAGTcagatgatttttttcaggttcctTTTTTTCGGACTGGTCTGTCAAAAGAAAACGGTACCCTCCCCCAGTTGTAACTTGTCCTAAGCATTTTCGATTCTAAACTGCGAAATACGAAGTTTGTAGGGCCATGGTTCGAAGGAGCATATTAAAATcctaatttcatttcatttcattttattggcTAGTATCATGGTCATTCTACGTGACCTTTCAATTAATTCTTTCCAGCTGATTGTTGGTGGTGAAAAGAAGCTTCAACCCCTCTCCTGCTGTGTAACATAAACAATGCTGAACAACTTGGACACTTTCCGTTACAACAAGGTCCTTGATTACAAGAACTCTGTCTTAGTGTCTGTGACTATCTACAACAGTACGATATTTTGGACTCCTGTTGCCTATGAGATATCTCATGCAGATAAATCGCACTGATCATTTGTCGTACAGaaactagtctccaagcagaccctacggtgccttagagcaAGGGCATTATATAAGATGTCCTTATGAGATTAAAttatatcaaagctggccaaggactaGAATAGCCGGCTCCGGTGTAgtttccaagcagaccctacagtgccttagagatagttactccttggccagctaatgAGGACTATAGCCGGCCCCGGGGTCTGCCTCCAGCTGCAGTCGGTGAGAAAAGACGTCctatcaaactgtgcttgccgaGTAGGTGTTAATGGCCCTCCAACCGGGACGGCTCGTGCGCCCAGGCTCATCCATGCACAGTCTCACGAGAAGTCACGTCACGGGTCACATACGATGACTGTTCCGCGATGTCTTAGGGATTCGAGGCGAGGAAAACACAACTCAATGCCTTTTTTGCCAGTCTGAGAAGCGATGACGTCTTTGTTGGCAAAATTTTGCCACCGGACGTTAAGGGAAATCCCCGTGCTAACAATGCGTGACCGCTTTGTGTTTATTATAACGCCCTTGATCACCCCAAACCTGCCATAGCTGCTAGCCGGGAGCAAACATTTGGTCCTCGACACAGTTTTTTTTCGTTGGAAATTACAGAAAAGAATAGGAATAAACGTTTAGAGATAAAATAGCAGCGCGCTTCAATGGCTTGTTGTGGTTTTCCTTACCGCATCCAAACATAACAGAGAGGATTACAATCCGGCGGCATGTTTTTAAACCTCACAAcgttagtatatatatatacaaaattgtAGTTTGTTTGCCATTAATTTCAAACTTCAAATCTATTTATctgaatattttatgtattgttgCGCTTGTGCTGTTACGTTGTGATGCTGTCAAATTTTGATCCGGCGCCATTTGGCGCGAACTGCCCACTGGGACGTGCGCGCGGGTGACTCGGACTTTGTCCAGTGTAAGTCGCTCGATAAGTCATTAGCACATGGCTGCAGAGTGAGGCAGCAACAccattgaaatgaaatagaaatgCTCTTCCCTGTTTCAGTGCTGGCAGACCTCCGGTGCtacactccttgaccagctttgatagACTATCATagtatctctaaggcaccgtcgGACTTGCTTGGAGACTTACACCTTACTACACAGCGTCCTCTGTAATTAAATCCACGGCCGGAACCCCTGGGTCAGCTGGGCGCAGCGCGCGTGTGTTACACTCCTAAAACGCCTAATAACGTTAagaaatagccggagcctaacttctgcttggagagtaggccacgggacattgaaaaaaatggtacataatagaaagccagataaaaacgtccaaaacgtcaaaaaagtcagagcctaacctctgctcggaaGTTGGAGATAATTTTACTTGATTTCTATCTTTACGTatctttatatctttacataatgTAACGAAACGTATGAACTGGAACTAGGTCGCTTCAAACTTCATTTGCCCGACCTATTAAAGCAAAGGTTACCGTCTTTGGGTAGCGTAGGCGATTTTACAGGTGCCTACCTTAGGCTGAAAAACGGTATTTGTAACTTCTCCTTTATGACAATTTTACTACCTCACTCAACATATCAGTAAAAGTATAACAAATCTTACTAACCGTCTGTATATATCTTGTTCAATGTCTCCACTAACGGGCGGAGGTACGTTGTCATAATTGGCTTTCCAGGGTTACACCAGAAGCCGCAAAGCAGGAGGTATTTCTTGGAATATCTGCGGGAGGGATAGATTTTAGATCACTGACAAATAGTAGTGCTATTACTATGCTGAAACTAATCTCGTTCGAAATAGTGGATGTCTAATTGAATTACAGTggtatacctacctacctacctagtcccttgacaaGGTAGACAAGGTACAGTGGTATACGGGGTAACAATTTCAAATACACAGTATTGTAAAACGAGCTTTTACCCTCTGGCGTTTATCTACCCAGGCTGTATGGTTTTAAAATTAGAAGCTAACGATTTATTACATGCAGTTGGTATAATCAAGGAGGTCGCCAGGTTTCGAAGGGAGTATACTCTTAAAGACCAGACTCCTTAGGACATGTAGGATAGAGGTGGTACGCAACTGAAGCCGAAGGCTCGCTATTCCCCGCGCGCAGCACCTAAGGAGTCTGGTCTCTCATGATATATTTACCTTAGACTTGGTGGCAGTTCATTTATGGCCAGGTATGCCGGCCACAGCTGTCCCGTCCTGCTAGATGCAAATACTTTCACGCCGTCGGTATTGAACGTGAAGGTCAGGTTGCCGGTGTTGTGCAGAAACCCGCCTTCTTCTGTCAAAGATTTGTACTTGAGCCCGTCGTATATGTCAGAAATCTTGTCATCATCAGTTATGAGGTCTGTCCTCAAATTCCTCCGGAAAGTTGCAtctatggtaaaaaaaatgtggaGAATTGGATACTATCAAAGCTTTCGAAAAACGAATAGATTGAGGTAATAGTAGGAAATATCAAGTCATAAGAGGTCATGGTGAAAGCCACATGTATAATGCATGTACAAGGGGCAATGAAACTACCACGGGATGTGATGAAGTATAAGGGCATACATTTAGTTCACTTACAAGCAAATGATCATTTAAACAAGTAAATGGTTTACTCTTGAATAAGAGTGAAAGCATGCGGTAAAGTTGATTTTTATTTGAAACAATTAGATGAAACCCTCACCTTTGTAAAACCGCTGCAACTGTGCTTGAACATCCATGTGATAGAATGTCATCACTTTCGCATCAACCCGTATGCACTCCGCAACGACGCATTTGTCATCTTTAGAATCTAAAGGTCGCTGGCAGCAAGAACAGCAAAAGTACTCTGTTGGCGGGGGATCCCTGTACAGTTTACTCTCAAAGTCGTTATCAAGCTTGTATGCAGATGAAACACAATTATTTTCGCTTGGGCAGTGCAGCTCTAATATTTTAACAAAATCCTCCACAGCCGCCTGTGGCAGTTTGTGCTTTATCTTGTAAGCCATAGCCAGTGAACGATGCATACCGGCACTTATCCGAGAGCCTGGGTACAATTGTTCCTGGGAAGTCAGGAACTCCATCTCCGATCTTAAATCCTCTTCAGTTTGATCTCCTCCTGGGATTGTTCCTACTTGGGCTTGATTGAGTGGATCGTCTTGTGGGTCGATTGCCTCTGCTTGAACTTGATTTAGCTGGTCGTCTTCTTGGTCAGACGTTTCTGTTTGAACAATATCGTCTTCAGAGTCCTCAGAATATTCATATGACTTTTCTGACAATTCCCTCTCATCCTCGAACGGCATATATCCTGAGTTGATTGCGTCTGCATGACCGTTCGAATCCTCGGGGTCCACATGGTAGCACGCATTCTCCTCGTACGACATGGATGAAGATTCATCTGCATCCGAAACGTCAGAATAATCGATATTTGACTCCGCCCCAGAGGCTACATCCCGGTCTCCCATCAACTCGTTGGAAGGGTCCGCCGACGCATGACCGACAGTATCCGACTCGACTTGTGCCGCTCTCTGGTCTCCAGTCAGGTCTTCTCTGATAGCATCCCCATGACTGTCGTGTGGGCCGGATTCCTCAATCCTGACTGACGATGAGACGTCCTGGACTTCTTGTGTCAGACGTCGGTGTTTGGCTCGACGAATTCCGGTTCTAAATCTACGTGCCGACCGCTTAGAGATTTTTCCATTTGGATCGCCCCTAAACGCTTTATATGGACCCTTTCGCGAAGACATTGCATAGATCCCACCCAGAACTGACAGAATGGTAATGGAAGGGGATTTAAGCTGCGTGACTGTGACACCAAGCTACAGGGCATCTGTCACTGAACAAATTGATACCTGGGGATGGCTCACAATTGATTACGCAAATAAACGCCAATGCTGTCAAGCGTTTCCGCTTTACATTGAAGTCCTATGCAACCGGTCTATACCTTTTTATGCAACGACACAAACTGATTCTATGTTATGGCACACTCCATTCTGGACAGATGAAGATTGCACCCCTTATATAATGTATCATCCCCAAGATCGACTGCGGTGAATGTTTCTAATTAAACACAATCGCAACAGATAGCGCGATCCTGGAATGTTCTGGAATCAGTCATCCCTAACACAACCCGACCCAAAGCTCACATAGTCACTGGTTTAAGACCTTACAAGAGGCAAACTCAGTAGTAACTTTAAAGAACATGTTACGAAACACAAATGAGTAACTATGGACTGACCAAGGAGAACCTGAGCCTTGGACTGACTAAGGGAATACGATTATGGAATAGCAATTTTTGTATTACGCGTATTGTAAATAACTATGCGTTATAGAATGACCTCTTGACCTCCTACAAACCTTGAACCCTTGAAAACCGGCTCAGGCCGAACGGATTACTTGTATGTAaatcaaggctaaataaaggttgaaacaaATTCTGTGAATTGGAGCCTCGGTAATAAATGTACCCTTTACTATGCCGCGTATATTTTGTGGCTTTTTTCCGCCACTCAGTCATCAAGAAATAACCTCCTAACTTGGCTGGAGTCATTCGTGTTTACTAGAAGGGCGGTTGTTCGAAAAGCAAAGTAAACAGCTCAAccaaacgtctgcttggagagttgccATGGAGACTGTGAATGGAAAGAACAACATGTGATTGGTTGGTTTGGTACTATAAATCAGTCACGATGACAAGAGTGTCTACCTACTCCAGCCGCGTCATTCTTTCACTTCAAGTTTTGATACAAACGAGTGACGTGGCAAGATTTCTTCTTCCGAATTCTTTCCCCGTATAGTATACGCGTAGTCATGGATAACACTTGGGCTGTCGTTGAGTGGAAGGTGGACAACACGTTCACCGCCATCCCTGTGACGTACATACCGGATTACGATCCAAAAGTAGGGATGGCTAAGTACACCAAGACACTTGCCAAGTGGGAGGGTGATCTTCTCGAAGCCACTCTGATTTTCACAGGTAAGAATATCTTTTACTTACATTTGGCCTGGAAGCGTCTCTTTCCTTCAATCGTTATGTCCTCGTTACCTCCAGCAACTTTCAATAACCGCTGCAACTTGATTTGTCCGGGACTAACTTCCATGTCAAATTTGATGGGTCCTGACGGGACTTTTGCGAGATCGGTTTTTAGAGATACGACGACTCGTCTTATCCGTTGCTTTGCAGAAAGATGTGAGAAAGGGAAGATAAAAATCATTGCAATAATTGTTTCAGGGACGAAGAAGGCGATGGAGGATCTTGCTGCAGAAAACTCTGCAATCACGGACAAAGCGTCAAAATCCAGTGTCCCTGGATCCAGGAAGAGGACGCCTTCTAGAAAGAAGATGGAGGCGGACCAAAGCGGAGCGGCTAGCAGTGGTTTGTGTTactattttttttgtcttcatctCGTCTTCATCTTGTCTATAAACGAGCTCATATCACTGCGAATTTATGATATTGATGATCTGAATTGTTGTTATTTCAAG comes from Branchiostoma floridae strain S238N-H82 chromosome 19, Bfl_VNyyK, whole genome shotgun sequence and encodes:
- the LOC118406704 gene encoding uncharacterized protein LOC118406704; the encoded protein is MSSRKGPYKAFRGDPNGKISKRSARRFRTGIRRAKHRRLTQEVQDVSSSVRIEESGPHDSHGDAIREDLTGDQRAAQVESDTVGHASADPSNELMGDRDVASGAESNIDYSDVSDADESSSMSYEENACYHVDPEDSNGHADAINSGYMPFEDERELSEKSYEYSEDSEDDIVQTETSDQEDDQLNQVQAEAIDPQDDPLNQAQVGTIPGGDQTEEDLRSEMEFLTSQEQLYPGSRISAGMHRSLAMAYKIKHKLPQAAVEDFVKILELHCPSENNCVSSAYKLDNDFESKLYRDPPPTEYFCCSCCQRPLDSKDDKCVVAECIRVDAKVMTFYHMDVQAQLQRFYKDATFRRNLRTDLITDDDKISDIYDGLKYKSLTEEGGFLHNTGNLTFTFNTDGVKVFASSRTGQLWPAYLAINELPPSLRYSKKYLLLCGFWCNPGKPIMTTYLRPLVETLNKIYTDGVVVSDVDNNSEKTVRGLLLLCSVDLQAKALLANTKQYNGEFGCNNCEDKGKSVRGKGGHRIWPYEGPTTMRTHRTYKEYLAIVSASARGGNELVPHKGIKGASVFCLHRPFDLGQGFVVDWMHCAPMGVVKALINLWLGKPNSKKAFYIGDKIPELNKRLLGLKIPNNISHAPRSLNDRHHWKASQLRAWLLHFSLPVLRGVLNEEYYAHYALLVTALSTLVSDEITQDQLRNAETRLDVFCQTFEELYGEEAQTMNVHLLRHMAYHVKLYGPLFGYSCFGFEHMNGQIKRMVHGTRFVVDQITFTTAMAVNLQRLVRAMDPARDSSDAVKLAKKLVGVEKSMAYRKNVTKLAPGVYGVGIEKPFDLTTMDQNISSAIHRRTGTPATQEVPGFKRVCIDSLTEQIVYSRSYGREKARNNRTVEFWEQGRIQYGETILFCRGEGEHLAVLKLLQPAGGSVINVDNLTDARVIHAFGLQLQNFVIEVIETDNYCAVPITDLRRKCVFMDVQIGENSRKLYIGRFPNTSEHD